A single window of Anser cygnoides isolate HZ-2024a breed goose chromosome 12, Taihu_goose_T2T_genome, whole genome shotgun sequence DNA harbors:
- the IRX3 gene encoding iroquois-class homeodomain protein IRX-3, whose amino-acid sequence MAFPQLGYQYIRPIYPAERPGSGGGGGSRGGAELAPSGPLSNVLSSMYGSPYAAAAAAQGYGAFLPYAAELPIFPQLGAQYELKESPGVQHAAFPPHHPAFYPYGQYQFGDPSRPKNATRESTSTLKAWLNEHRKNPYPTKGEKIMLAIITKMTLTQVSTWFANARRRLKKENKMTWAPRSRTDEEGNSYGSDHEGEEDKREDEEEIDLENIDTENIESTKDELEDELQDADLLHSDSKTDSEGSEGFEDLPAPDERYLEAADGEPHRLRHHHLRHHHHHHHHHHHKCELPAAPPPPAGLEPLQPALRPPLQPPPRLHSPPSSASSSAASSPTDGALAGTVPKPKIWSLAETATSPDNPRKSPGGGSPPAAAPQPLPLPPPPPPPHRLVPSCPLGKFPNWTNRAFPSHHHHHHHPPPAPHPLALLNTPHLLGLGAAPAAPPGAAAFPRAADQAQSAEPPGADRSSALEVEKKLIKTAFQPVQRRPQNQLDAAMVLSALSSS is encoded by the exons atGGCTTTCCCCCAGCTGGGCTACCAGTACATCAGGCCCATTTACCCCGCCGAGCgcccggggagcggcggcggcggcggctcccggggCGGCGCGGAGCTGGCCCCGTCCGGGCCCCTTTCCAACGTGCTCTCCTCCATGTACGGCTCGCCCtacgccgccgccgccgccgcccaggGCTACGGAGCCTTCCTGCCCTACGCCGCCGAGCTGCCCATCTTCCCCCAGCTG GGCGCCCAGTACGAGCTGAAGGAGAGCCCGGGGGTGCAGCACGCCGccttccccccccaccaccccgcCTTCTACCCCTACGGACAGTACCAGTTCGGGGACCCGTCGAGGCCCAAGAACGCCACCCGGGAGAGCACCAGCACCCTCAAGGCCTGGCTCAACGAGCACCGCAAGAACCCCTACCCCACCAAGGGCGAGAAGATCATGCTGGCCATCATCACCAAGATGACCCTCACCCAGGTCTCCACCTGGTTCGCCAACGCGCGGCGGAGGCTCAAGAAGGAGAACAAGATGACCTGGGCCCCCCGCAGCAGGACCGATGAGGAGGGCAACTCCTACGGCAGCGACCACGAGGGGGAAGAGGACAAGagggaggacgaggaggagatCGACCTGGAGAACATCGACACCGAGAACATCGAGAGCACCAAGGACGAGCTGGAGGACGAGCTGCAGGACGCCGACCTCCTGCACTCCGACTCCAAGACGGACTCGGAGGGTTCCGAAGGCTTCGAGGACCTGCCCGCCCCCGACGAGCGCTACCTCGAGGCCGCCGACGGGGAGCCGCaccgcctccgccaccaccacctccgccaccaccaccaccaccaccaccaccaccaccacaagtGCGAgctccccgccgcgcccccgccgcccgcgggcCTGGagcccctgcagcctgccctcCGGCCTCCCCTCCAGCCTCCGCCGCGCCTCCACTCGCCGCCGTCCTCCGCCTCGtcctccgccgcctcctccccgaCGGACGGCGCTTTGGCCGGCACCGTGCCCAAGCCCAAAATCTGGTCCCTGGCCGAGACGGCCACCAGCCCGGACAACCCCCGCAagtcccccggggggggctccccgccggccgccgccccccagccgctgcctctgccccccccgccgcccccgccgcacAGACTcgtcccctcctgccccttgGGCAAATTCCCCAACTGGACCAACCGCGCCTTCCcgagccaccaccaccaccaccaccacccgcccccggccccgcacccccTGGCCTTACTGAACACTCCCcacctgctggggctgggggccgcccccgccgcccccccgggcgCCGCCGCTTTCCCGCGAGCCGCGGACCAGGCGCAGAGCGCGGAGCCCCCCGGAGCAG aTCGATCTAGTGCCTTGGAAGTAGAGAAAAAGTTAATAAagacagctttccagccagtgCAGAGGCG GCCCCAGAACCAGCTCGATGCCGCTATGGTTCTATCGGCGTTGTCATCAtcatag